The DNA region AATGTGCTCATCATTTGTTCCTCTATTGCTTTTTTGTCTTGTTGGAAAATTCCTGAGTTATAGTAATATACCATTGCATTGATAGCTTGTTTCTTAGTTATATTCTCATGAAAAATAAGTCCACAAATAGTATCTCAGCTATTGTAGAGCTATCCTCATTGCAtgctaataatataataaaattattatcatttgagaaatgtaaaatttaacaatatgtaaacaaaaatatcTGCAATAACTTTCCCTTTTTGGAACAAAAGAGATAAGATttagaatttcaaatttattcttCACATCTCTTTACAATGCATTTAATAGCAATCTATTCCCTTCCCTTACATGATAATACAGTATCCATAGCAATGCTACAAAAGAATGCGCCAAATCCaatagaattataaaaaaataatgatgcaATTTATTTTCTAGAAGGAAGTCTGCCATATTCATATCCAGCCGAGTGTTTTCATATAATCTGTTAGCATAGCTGTACTGCTAAAAGTTTAACCCTTGAGTCAGAGTGATAAATGTTGAACAGCAACTCCAATGCTAAAGGTGCAAACCCAACATCATCATCCTAATCGTGGTAAATCGATCAGTTAAATACAAGCTTTCAGACTAATTGCATCTATTCATCTTTTGAGCATACACGTTCTACacaaagaaaaagttgaaatgCTTTTAGGTTAGCTATATGTACACAGAAAGCAAGTGCAATGATAAATGAGGATTCATAGTTTAGCATATTTATTCCAAACTCAATAACCAATAACATAAGAATAGAAGCACCAGCAGAAATGTTATTAAACAAATatgcaaataaaataaacttgaaaaaggaaatcaaaagaaaaaaaatgcatgcaATCAGATGCCCAAAATAATTTGTGGACATAGACTGTGTCACACTACTAAGCAATTTGTGGACTATTTTGTACAAGATCAACAGGGATGACATGGCAATGAGCTTGCACAATGAACTTAAAAGAATATTCCAACAAATAGAACTATGTAAAGTATCATTCCCCTTTGTTAGAGAAATTTATTACAGATAGCTTCTTGTCAAGAACACATACACGAGATAACTAATAAAAGCCAAAGTTGttattaatttgcatatatagTAAGAAATGTGATGACCAAACCTTTGGCCACATAAAAGGAAGACCAAGAAAGGCTCTACTGGAAAATGTAGATCATAAGGAATATAAAAACAAGTGCACATACACATAAAGAAAATGTAATTAGAGAGGAAGAGTTCTCACTCAGATACTCATAAGTCAATATCATTGAAGTGCCCCATGCTGACATGCTAAAAAATCTTGGACCAAACCCTCTATAAAAGCCTCTCCAACCATCTTCATTGATTAAATCTTTGGCAACTTGTTTTatagagcttctattttcatgtCCCATTACCTGGAGTGTAGAACTACCCAGTCAGAAAAACTTCAATAGGTAGTAAtcagaataataaatattaaaaattaagcagGTAAAATGAAAATGCGCTATgctaaatatgttatttttattcttttctcctTTTAGTCTTCTTTTGGAGAATGAGGGTGCAATCCACCATCACCACAACAGTTCATTGaactaattttgtatatatactcAAGCAACAAGTATGCattattttatctcttcatCTTTACATTCTAAGATCATCGGTTTATATTATAGCAAGAAAATGcacagaaagagaagaagatgaTAAGAGTTGAGACAAGATTCATGAACAGAACTAtacaagaaggagaaaaaacctCACTCTGCAGTTGTAGTGATCACAGGACAATAaactaaacaaaagaaataaacctGATCAATGAGATTATGCAAACCTGTAATCGTGTCTTGATGGTATCCAATGGGGTTGTAATGCAGGATGAAGTTGCACCAGCAATAATCCCTCCAGTAGCCTGAACTAACATAATTTTCTGCATACTAGGTGCAACTTCATCATATTTGGCACCATGGTCCAGGAATCTGTTCATGCAACCATGTGctaattgtttttaatattggGTTTGCATGATaacatagaaataaaaataacagcAAGCACATGTACTAAAAGTGAATTATCctattattacaaaattcaccaccataaaaaaattgaaatcactAGTTTACTGCAAATTCAGTTTATTCTTTCTTCTTGGCTTCTCAGCCAAGAAGAAATTATAGCTTTCCCAACTTAATATAATCCACTGCCAGCATGCAGATGCAGTTACAGCATCATACATAATTCCATGCTTAGAGATCAATCTGTTATATTAATCTGTCCAAGAAaacattaaactttaaaaaaaaatcagatttaaGCAATGCACTGTGAATGTTTTTTTGCAGTTTTTCCATGTCCTTGGAACACAACAGGCATCCATAATCTCTAACTTAGATGGAACACATACCCATAATCTATGTTTGAAACTCATGTATAcatcataaaaattaacaattgtaTAGAAGATACCATGCATTCTAATAAAGACTAACCTGATTAATGATTAAGAAGATTTATGAACACTATCAACACACTCATACTAATCAGAGACAattgatataatataaaaataacttaaaggTAATGCAACAATGATCAAATTAAGACATAAAATACAAGTATTACCATATCTTACCTCCAAATGAAGCGTTGGCTTGAACCATAACTTGCCCACCATACTGCACTGGCAGGTGCATAAGTAATAACAGACAGACCAAACCCTCGATACAATCCCCGGATGCCGTCAGTCCTTAAAACCTTGCGAACAACATCCAGACCCCCACTATATTGGGAATGGCCTGAGTATCCTTGCACCATCAACTTTTGGCTGACCTGAATATCATTCAATGTGAATTAGATATTAGAATTATCCATATTgaggtaaaagaaaaaaatatatatcaagaaaagaaatcaGACCACCAATTAACAGGATAAGGAATTTTCTTACCGCAACAAAAAAAggcacaacaaaaataaaaattaactttttcataaTTATCAGTAGAACCCCTTCACAGAGACAAAAGACTTATAGcacaaataaactaaaaaaatttgctATTTCATGATCTTGGATCATGACCCAACATAATACACCATTGGTATGAAGACTAAACACACCACTGCAAAACCTCACCTTCTATccttcatttaaataaattttatgagctTTAAAAACCAACTATTGCATTTTATGTGTCCCACAGTGTAAGCCCTAACTAAAATTTAGAAGTATTAGCTCCCAAttgataatttgattaaaaaacaataggaagcatttaaaaataaacacttaatattacttttaaaatcataaacaaaAATGAGAACAATAAAAAACCTGTTTTGAATTGTATCAGATATGATA from Glycine soja cultivar W05 chromosome 8, ASM419377v2, whole genome shotgun sequence includes:
- the LOC114422740 gene encoding solute carrier family 25 member 44-like isoform X2, producing MAQSFGQTEINWDKLDKTRFYVVGAGLFTGVSVALYPVSVVKTRLQVATKDAVERNVFSVAKGLLKTDGIPGLYRGFGTVITGAIPARIIFLSTLETTKVTAFRMLEPFRLSETSQAAIANGVAGMTSSLFAQSVFVPIDVVSQKLMVQGYSGHSQYSGGLDVVRKVLRTDGIRGLYRGFGLSVITYAPASAVWWASYGSSQRFIWRFLDHGAKYDEVAPSMQKIMLVQATGGIIAGATSSCITTPLDTIKTRLQVMGHENRSSIKQVAKDLINEDGWRGFYRGFGPRFFSMSAWGTSMILTYEYLR
- the LOC114422740 gene encoding solute carrier family 25 member 44-like isoform X1, producing the protein MAQSFGQTEINWDKLDKTRFYVVGAGLFTGVSVALYPVSVVKTRLQVATKDAVERNVFSVAKGLLKTDGIPGLYRGFGTVITGAIPARIIFLSTLETTKVTAFRMLEPFRLSETSQAAIANGVAGMTSSLFAQSVFVPIDVVSQKLMVQGYSGHSQYSGGLDVVRKVLRTDGIRGLYRGFGLSVITYAPASAVWWASYGSSQRFIWRFLDHGAKYDEVAPSMQKIMLVQATGGIIAGATSSCITTPLDTIKTRLQVMGHENRSSIKQVAKDLINEDGWRGFYRGFGPRFFSMSAWGTSMILTYEYLKRVCSKDE